In Peptostreptococcus equinus, the DNA window CTGAAACATTTACAAATGAACTAATACAAGCTATTAGAGAAAATAAAAATGAAGAATTTAGACGTAAATATAGAAGTGTAGATGTACTCATGGTAGATGATGTTCAATTCTTATCCGGTAAGGCTTCTGTCCAAGAAGAATTATTCCATACTTTTAATGATCTACATGCCCTTGAAAAAAAGATTATTCTTTCTAGTGACAAGCACCCACAGGATATACAAGACTTAGAACTTAGATTAAAGTCGAGATTTAGGATGGGTATAGCCACTGATATCCAGCCACCAGATTATTCTACTAGAATGGCTATTTTGCAAACTAAAGCTGAAACTGAAAACATTGAAATGCCAAAAGAAGTAATCGAATATATAGCAGATAATGTACAGTCAAATATCAGAGAATTAGAAGGTGCTCTTAATAAGGTAATCCTGTACTCAAGATTTACATCAAAAGAATTAGGACTTGAAACAGCTAAAGAAGCTTTGAAAGATATATTGGTATCTTACAGTACAAAGGCTCCAAATATATTGAGAATAAAAGAGATGGTTGCAGAGTCTTACAATGTAACTGTCGAAGAGTTAGATTCTAAAAAGAGAACTAAGAATATAGCATACCCAAGACAAGTGGCTATGTATTTATCTAGACATATATTAAATATATCTTTGCCAAGCATTGGAGAACAATTCGGCGGTAGAGATCACACAACAGTTATTCACTCTATTAATAAGATAGAAGATGAAATTGAAAAAAATGAAGTTACAAAAATGAAAATTGAAAAGATAATATCAGATTTGAAATAATTTTTTCAACATTTTTCTTGTTGAAAACTTGTAAATAAAATGTTGATTATTATTTTAGATGACTTTTCCACAATTTATTAATAAAATATTATAGTAGTTACCAACATGATTTTGCACAAGTTGAAACTATATGTTTTTCAACAGCTTGATATAGTTTTTAACACTATTAACATATACTACTACTAATACTACTACAATTATTATTATATATATAGAAAAAATACTATTTTAATTTATCAACAGTTACTTATATAGAAAGGAAACTTTTATGAATATTTTATGCAATCAAAAGAAATTAGCAAATGCTATTTCAATAGCTCAAAAAGCTATAAATAATAGATCTAATGTAGAAATGTTTAAGGGATTATTATTTTCTGCTAAAGGAAATATCCTAACTATCACTGGATATGATAATGAAATTTCTATAAAGACTAATATAGAGGCTCAAGTAAATACTGAAGGAGATTTTGTAGTTAATTCAAGACTAATAGGAGATATAATTAGAAAATTACCAGATACTTTTATATCAATAGAAACGGATGATGATTATAACGTATTTGTAAACTGTGCAAATTCAAGGTTTAAGATAAAGGGAATAGCATCAGAGGATTTCCCAAGACAGTCAGAAATATCAATGGAAAATATGATTTCTTTCGATCAGACTGAAATGAGAAATATGATTAGACAGACTGTATTTGCAACAGCAAATGAACCTATAAATCCAACTCTAGCTGGGGAATTATTTGAAATAAGAAACAATGACATTAACATGGTTGCTGTAGATGGTTATAGACTAGCTGTTAGAAAATCTAACATAGATAATAAGCAAGATAGCGAAATAAATGTAATAATACCTGGGACTACATTACATCATCTAACAAGTTTATTAACAGATGAAGGAGAGTTCTATATAGGTGTAGATGATAAAAATATTATATTTAAGCTTGCAAATACACAGATAGTTGCTAGATTGATAGAAGGTAACTTTACAAAGTATGAAAATCTATTGCCAAAAGAATACATAACAAAAATTAAGATAGATACTAGAGAACTTCAAAATTCAATAGAAAGAGCAGCTCTTTTATTCTCAGGAGATAGAAACAATTTAATTAAAATTTCTGTAACAGATAAAATGATGGTAATAACATCAAATACTGAAAATGGAAATGCTTATGAAGAAATAGAGATAGAATTTGAAGGTGAAAATATAGAAATAGCTTTTAACTCAAGATATTTACTAGAAGGTATCAAAAATATTGATAGTGAAAGAATATATATGGAATTTGGAGGATCTGTAAATCCTTGTATAATAAAACCAGTCGATGGTGTGGAGTATATTTATTTACTACTTCCAGTGAGAGTTAATAATTAATTAAAATATATGAATCCTGCTAGCTTTTATTGTTTCAATAGGTAGCAGGATTATTTTTATTTATAAAAAGTACTTTATTGTGTTATAATATAAGTTGAACTATTATGTTTTAAGAAGTTAGGAGACACTATGAAAACAATAAAGATAGATTCTGAATTTATTAAATTAGATCAGTTTTTAAAACTTGCAAATATTGCAATGTCTGGTGGAGAAGCTAAAGTATTAGTTATGAGCGAAGAAATAAAAGTAAACGGAGAAATATCAACTCAAAGAGGAAAAAAACTAAAGAGTGGAGACATAGTTGAATTCAATAATGATAAATTCCTAATAAAGTAGGTGTAATTTTGTATATAAAAAGTGTAATATTAAAAGATTATAGAAATTATAAAAATTTATTTATAGAATTTAACGAAAATGTAAACTTGATAATTGGACCAAATGGCCAAGGGAAGACTAATATAGTCGAGTCTATATCACTTATGTCTATAGGTAGATCCTTTAGAACTAGTAAGGATAAAGAGTTAATTAGATTCGGTTGTGAAAGTCTTTATTCTTCGTGTTCATTTAATAAAAGAAATCTGGATAAAAAAATTGAAATAATAATACAAAAAGATAAAAAGGGAATAAAGGTTAATGGAGTATCTATAAAATCTATTCAGGAATTACTAGGGAACTTGAATGTAGTGGTGTTTTCTCCAGAAGATTTAAGGTTAGTAAAAGATGGGCCAAAGGAAAGAAGAACTTTTATAGATAAAGAAATTAGCCAGATAATGCCTAGGTATTATAATATACTTACAAGCTATAATAAAATATTAA includes these proteins:
- the dnaA gene encoding chromosomal replication initiator protein DnaA, with protein sequence MDANKLWTSAKQRLKGIVHKSTYELYYEDNKTKPIAIDNNIFYLSGIERTKQFFENQGKEKLLEVFGELAANITDIIVITDEDTKNQLMDKSNISDETPIENTDRIKILAKSVSNANLNPKYTFDTFVIGPSNNFAVAACQNVARYNDTFRSYNPLFLYGGVGLGKTHLMHAIGHEILESDPLKKVLYVSSETFTNELIQAIRENKNEEFRRKYRSVDVLMVDDVQFLSGKASVQEELFHTFNDLHALEKKIILSSDKHPQDIQDLELRLKSRFRMGIATDIQPPDYSTRMAILQTKAETENIEMPKEVIEYIADNVQSNIRELEGALNKVILYSRFTSKELGLETAKEALKDILVSYSTKAPNILRIKEMVAESYNVTVEELDSKKRTKNIAYPRQVAMYLSRHILNISLPSIGEQFGGRDHTTVIHSINKIEDEIEKNEVTKMKIEKIISDLK
- the dnaN gene encoding DNA polymerase III subunit beta, with amino-acid sequence MNILCNQKKLANAISIAQKAINNRSNVEMFKGLLFSAKGNILTITGYDNEISIKTNIEAQVNTEGDFVVNSRLIGDIIRKLPDTFISIETDDDYNVFVNCANSRFKIKGIASEDFPRQSEISMENMISFDQTEMRNMIRQTVFATANEPINPTLAGELFEIRNNDINMVAVDGYRLAVRKSNIDNKQDSEINVIIPGTTLHHLTSLLTDEGEFYIGVDDKNIIFKLANTQIVARLIEGNFTKYENLLPKEYITKIKIDTRELQNSIERAALLFSGDRNNLIKISVTDKMMVITSNTENGNAYEEIEIEFEGENIEIAFNSRYLLEGIKNIDSERIYMEFGGSVNPCIIKPVDGVEYIYLLLPVRVNN
- a CDS encoding RNA-binding S4 domain-containing protein, which translates into the protein MKTIKIDSEFIKLDQFLKLANIAMSGGEAKVLVMSEEIKVNGEISTQRGKKLKSGDIVEFNNDKFLIK